In Paenibacillus sp. FSL M7-0420, a single genomic region encodes these proteins:
- a CDS encoding GNAT family N-acetyltransferase: MTDSAQPEIRQELPSVEDYLALRQEAGLSPMSIEGAAAGLPNSAFAVTVYAGEQLVGMGRVIGDGGCFFQVTDIAVKPSFQGRGLGKTIMREIRAFLDSVPEKAYISLIADGEAAKLYAKYGFAPVMPASQGMFLRR, from the coding sequence ATGACAGATTCAGCACAGCCGGAGATCCGGCAGGAGCTGCCCTCGGTAGAGGATTATCTCGCACTGCGGCAGGAGGCCGGGCTTAGCCCGATGAGCATAGAGGGGGCGGCAGCCGGACTGCCTAATTCTGCTTTTGCAGTTACTGTGTATGCGGGCGAGCAGCTGGTGGGAATGGGCAGGGTTATTGGGGACGGGGGATGTTTTTTTCAAGTGACGGATATCGCAGTGAAGCCTTCCTTCCAGGGACGGGGTCTCGGAAAAACCATCATGCGGGAAATCCGCGCATTCCTGGACAGTGTGCCGGAGAAGGCGTATATCAGTCTCATCGCTGACGGGGAAGCGGCCAAGCTGTATGCCAAATACGGGTTCGCGCCGGTAATGCCTGCTTCACAGGGAATGTTTCTGCGGCGATAA
- a CDS encoding NAD(P)-dependent oxidoreductase: MDIVVFGASGRVGSAIVQEALKRKHEVTAAVRRPEAFGLQHERLQVTAADLLDPASVTAAVRGHEEVISAFGPAAGHENDLLRVADSLLEGLRAAGLERLIIVGGAGSLKTESGEWLMDTAGFPEDYRALASAHANAYEIYRGSELDYTYLSPPAALVDGRRTGQFRIGLDRLIVDEDGRSSISIQDFAVAVIDELEEGNFSRARFTVGY; this comes from the coding sequence ATGGATATTGTAGTGTTTGGAGCATCGGGCAGGGTTGGAAGTGCCATCGTACAGGAAGCGTTAAAAAGAAAACATGAGGTCACGGCTGCGGTACGCAGACCGGAAGCCTTCGGCCTTCAGCATGAGCGGCTGCAGGTGACGGCTGCTGATCTGCTGGACCCGGCCTCGGTAACGGCAGCGGTACGCGGACATGAAGAGGTAATCAGTGCGTTCGGCCCGGCGGCGGGGCATGAGAATGATCTGCTGCGGGTGGCGGATTCACTGCTGGAGGGGCTGCGGGCGGCTGGGCTTGAGCGTCTGATCATTGTCGGCGGAGCAGGCAGCCTCAAGACGGAATCGGGAGAATGGCTGATGGACACCGCCGGATTCCCGGAGGACTACCGCGCGCTGGCTTCGGCTCATGCCAATGCTTATGAGATCTATAGAGGGTCAGAGCTGGACTATACGTATCTTAGTCCGCCTGCCGCTCTGGTAGACGGGCGCCGTACCGGCCAATTCCGTATCGGCCTCGACCGGCTGATTGTAGACGAAGACGGCCGGAGCAGCATCAGCATCCAGGATTTCGCCGTGGCGGTCATCGATGAGCTGGAGGAAGGCAATTTCAGCAGAGCCAGGTTTACTGTAGGGTATTGA
- a CDS encoding GNAT family N-acetyltransferase, whose amino-acid sequence MIYRAMTGEDYEAAYRLWENTDGMGLSEADSREHIIRYLERNPGISQVCVKEDGTLMGTAMCGHDGRRGYMYHVAVDSSSRGSGAGRELVRRCLAGLQEAGITKCHLMVIGDNTPGRSFWTRIGWQERDGLVLFSK is encoded by the coding sequence ATGATATATAGAGCAATGACAGGGGAAGATTACGAAGCGGCTTACCGGTTGTGGGAGAATACGGACGGAATGGGCCTCAGTGAAGCCGACTCACGTGAGCATATTATCCGTTATCTGGAGCGGAATCCGGGGATCAGCCAGGTATGCGTGAAGGAGGACGGTACCCTTATGGGCACAGCGATGTGCGGGCATGACGGACGCAGAGGCTATATGTATCATGTGGCTGTTGACAGCAGCAGCCGGGGAAGCGGTGCAGGCCGTGAGCTGGTGAGGCGTTGTCTCGCGGGACTGCAGGAAGCGGGCATCACGAAATGCCATCTCATGGTGATCGGGGATAATACGCCGGGCCGCAGCTTCTGGACCCGTATCGGCTGGCAGGAGCGGGACGGGCTGGTGCTTTTCTCAAAATAA
- a CDS encoding YezD family protein has translation MAKPLKVDEVWLARITELLDDMEFGSLHIVVHEGQIVQMERTERKRFENSTANSRGSGETGSRRTDTRAGGRG, from the coding sequence ATGGCGAAACCACTGAAGGTGGATGAGGTATGGCTTGCGCGGATAACGGAACTGCTCGACGATATGGAATTCGGCTCCTTGCACATCGTAGTGCATGAAGGCCAGATCGTACAGATGGAGCGCACGGAGCGCAAACGTTTCGAGAACAGCACAGCAAATTCACGTGGTAGTGGAGAGACCGGAAGCCGGCGGACCGATACCCGTGCAGGGGGGCGAGGATAA
- the sdaAB gene encoding L-serine ammonia-lyase, iron-sulfur-dependent subunit beta, translating into MRFKDVFSIIGPAMVGPSSSHTAGAARIGRAARQVLGELPGEAEVTFFGSFAATYQGHGTDRAIAGGLLDFATDDHRLPDSIELAAEAGMSLSFGQGTGLFPHPNTVRLRLAGRESGTELTLTGTSIGGGNIEIVDIDGFSVKLTGMYPTVLIQHMDYLGVLASVTDVMREGQFNIGHMSLDRKNRSGAALTVLELDEPATAELLEKLRALPAVNSVKVVDLNGNTQEQTQKGKDITT; encoded by the coding sequence ATGAGATTTAAAGATGTATTCTCAATTATAGGTCCGGCTATGGTCGGGCCTTCCAGTTCTCATACAGCGGGAGCCGCGCGGATCGGGCGGGCCGCAAGGCAGGTGCTTGGTGAGCTGCCGGGAGAGGCCGAGGTTACGTTCTTCGGTTCTTTTGCCGCGACTTATCAGGGACACGGGACAGACCGGGCGATCGCCGGAGGTCTGCTTGACTTCGCCACGGACGACCACCGGCTGCCGGATTCCATTGAGCTTGCGGCCGAAGCCGGGATGAGCCTCTCCTTCGGTCAGGGAACGGGGCTGTTTCCCCATCCCAATACGGTCCGTCTGCGCCTTGCAGGCAGGGAGAGCGGGACGGAGCTGACCCTTACCGGCACCTCCATCGGCGGCGGCAATATTGAGATTGTAGATATTGACGGCTTCAGCGTGAAGCTGACCGGCATGTACCCGACGGTGCTGATTCAGCATATGGATTATCTGGGTGTGCTGGCCAGTGTTACGGATGTCATGCGGGAGGGCCAGTTCAATATCGGACATATGTCACTCGACCGGAAGAACCGCAGCGGGGCGGCCTTGACGGTGCTGGAGCTGGATGAGCCAGCCACGGCGGAGCTGCTGGAGAAGCTGCGGGCGCTTCCGGCAGTGAACAGCGTCAAGGTAGTCGATTTGAACGGCAATACACAAGAACAGACACAGAAGGGGAAGGACATCACAACATGA
- a CDS encoding VOC family protein, with product MIKGLYEAHLPVSNLEASIEFYKRLGLKFAWRDEDTAFFWITEGRSWIGLWEGPEVQTPYHPSLRHIAFEVTYEDLKQSLAWLRSLRIDPVPFGSRSTVEPFIRPHQGNASVYFNDPDGNSLELMCHIEVPQGLKTITSKLSFEEWEELCRKSSD from the coding sequence ATGATTAAAGGATTATACGAAGCCCATTTACCCGTTTCTAATCTGGAAGCATCTATTGAATTCTATAAAAGGCTGGGACTGAAATTCGCCTGGCGCGATGAGGACACCGCGTTCTTCTGGATTACAGAGGGGCGGAGCTGGATCGGATTATGGGAAGGGCCGGAGGTTCAGACCCCTTATCACCCTTCCCTGAGGCATATTGCCTTCGAAGTCACTTATGAGGACCTGAAGCAATCGCTCGCCTGGCTGCGTTCCCTGCGGATTGACCCGGTTCCTTTCGGCAGCAGAAGCACGGTTGAGCCTTTTATCCGCCCCCATCAAGGCAATGCCTCGGTTTACTTCAATGATCCGGACGGCAACTCTCTGGAGCTGATGTGTCATATCGAAGTCCCTCAGGGGTTGAAGACGATCACAAGCAAGCTGTCTTTTGAGGAGTGGGAGGAGCTGTGCAGGAAGTCCAGCGATTAG
- a CDS encoding NAD(P)H-hydrate dehydratase, whose product MDVVTAEEMRAFDRDTIERLGIPAIALMENAGRAIAEEVIALCRRRRASVASVPGGGTWGAGAGAVGGGAKWNGTGTAGGGVWSNEAGVLGGMMQWNGAGVAGAGAGAGASVNGAPGDGFGTVGGGVQSNEAGVLGSMMQWNGAGVAGAGAGSGGAGALSGHGAPGFGADAAGFSVSGDAALTLPAAGGEHWLVLAGKGNNGGDGLAAARHLREAGIAVTLVYAAAPESLAGEAALQRDAAAAMGIPAVVYGRDALDLAACSGIVDALLGTGSAGAPRGAYAELIAAANASGRAIVSADIPSGLDADTGETHEPCIHASVTVCLAFLKRGLLQYPGAQAAGRVVVRSIGIPAALAREGGVQVSLLTPEVLTARLKVDLARRRSPEGHKGTYGHILLAAGSRRMSGAGLLSARAALRAGCGLVTWALPEKLLPYVIGSVPELMLAPVTGGDGEWNAGTAAEVLRLSTSRDCIAIGPGLGRFEGDTEWLRRLWEETDGPMVIDADALNILADTGYRSWSRRHPVILTPHPGEMARLAGISTAEVQRDRIGIALSYAVQHGVILVLKGAHTVIATPEGQAYINITGHPGMGTGGAGDVLTGIISGLLAQGLEADQAAAFGVYLHGLAGERAARKRDNPSALIAGDIIEAL is encoded by the coding sequence ATGGATGTGGTGACAGCGGAGGAGATGCGGGCATTCGACCGCGACACGATCGAGCGGCTGGGCATCCCGGCCATCGCCCTGATGGAAAATGCCGGACGGGCTATTGCCGAGGAGGTCATCGCCCTGTGCCGCCGCCGCCGGGCAAGCGTAGCTAGTGTGCCTGGTGGCGGGACGTGGGGGGCTGGAGCGGGAGCGGTTGGAGGCGGAGCGAAGTGGAATGGAACGGGTACGGCTGGAGGCGGAGTGTGGAGTAATGAAGCGGGAGTGCTGGGTGGTATGATGCAGTGGAACGGGGCAGGCGTGGCTGGGGCTGGAGCTGGAGCGGGAGCGAGCGTTAATGGTGCACCGGGTGATGGGTTCGGCACGGTTGGTGGCGGAGTGCAGAGTAATGAAGCGGGAGTGCTGGGTAGCATGATGCAGTGGAACGGGGCAGGCGTGGCTGGAGCTGGTGCGGGCAGTGGCGGCGCGGGCGCTTTAAGCGGGCACGGGGCGCCAGGCTTCGGCGCTGACGCTGCGGGCTTCTCCGTCAGCGGAGATGCGGCGCTGACGCTTCCCGCTGCCGGCGGAGAGCATTGGCTCGTCCTCGCCGGCAAGGGCAACAACGGCGGCGATGGCCTCGCCGCCGCCCGGCACCTGCGTGAGGCCGGCATCGCCGTCACGCTGGTGTACGCCGCCGCGCCGGAGTCGCTGGCCGGCGAAGCCGCGCTGCAGCGTGATGCTGCTGCAGCCATGGGCATTCCTGCCGTAGTCTACGGCAGGGACGCCCTGGACCTTGCCGCATGCAGCGGCATCGTGGATGCGCTGCTCGGCACAGGCAGCGCGGGAGCCCCGCGCGGTGCCTATGCGGAGCTGATTGCCGCTGCGAACGCCAGCGGCAGAGCCATTGTGTCCGCAGACATCCCCAGCGGGCTGGATGCGGACACGGGGGAGACGCATGAGCCCTGCATTCATGCGTCAGTGACCGTCTGCCTCGCGTTCCTGAAGCGAGGGCTGCTGCAATATCCCGGCGCGCAGGCCGCCGGGCGGGTCGTGGTCCGCTCCATCGGCATACCCGCTGCCCTTGCCCGAGAGGGAGGCGTCCAGGTCAGCCTCCTGACGCCGGAAGTACTGACGGCGCGCCTGAAGGTCGACCTGGCGCGCCGCCGTTCGCCCGAGGGCCACAAGGGCACCTACGGGCATATCCTGCTTGCAGCAGGAAGCCGGCGCATGAGCGGTGCAGGCCTGTTGTCTGCCCGCGCTGCACTGCGCGCAGGCTGCGGGCTGGTAACCTGGGCGCTGCCGGAGAAGCTGCTGCCCTATGTGATCGGTTCTGTACCGGAGCTGATGCTGGCCCCGGTCACCGGAGGTGACGGGGAGTGGAATGCGGGTACGGCCGCTGAAGTGCTGCGGCTGAGCACCAGCCGCGATTGTATAGCCATCGGCCCCGGCCTGGGCCGGTTCGAAGGAGACACGGAGTGGCTCCGCAGACTGTGGGAGGAGACGGACGGTCCTATGGTTATCGATGCGGATGCGCTGAATATACTGGCCGATACCGGTTACCGGAGCTGGAGCCGCCGCCATCCGGTTATTCTGACCCCGCATCCGGGGGAGATGGCCCGTCTGGCGGGGATATCTACAGCGGAGGTGCAGCGGGACCGGATCGGAATAGCATTGTCCTACGCCGTTCAGCATGGGGTAATCCTTGTGCTCAAAGGAGCACATACCGTAATAGCAACGCCCGAAGGTCAGGCCTATATCAATATCACCGGACATCCCGGTATGGGCACCGGCGGTGCGGGGGATGTGCTGACAGGCATCATCTCCGGTTTGCTGGCCCAGGGCCTGGAGGCGGATCAGGCTGCAGCGTTTGGAGTCTATCTGCACGGGCTGGCTGGAGAGCGCGCCGCCCGGAAGCGGGACAACCCTTCCGCCCTGATCGCAGGGGATATTATCGAAGCGCTGTAA